The window TCTTCCAGCATCGCGGCAGAGGATCGCTGGTCGCGGGGCAGCATCATATGGATGGGCAGTGGTTGCCGTTCGTCCGGCAGATGCAGGGTGGCAGGGCTTATGCCGCCTACCGCCATTTGCAGGGTGTCCGTTATGGCGCGGGCGGAAATGCCGTGCAGGGCCGCTTTTTCCCTGTCCACGGTAAAGTCCAGACGCTGGCGACGTGCCTCATAGGTGGCGTCAATGTCCGTCACGCCCGGTTCTGCGCGCATGACGTCCTGAATATGCCTTGCCGCCGTGATGAGCTGCTCCGGCGTGCGGTCGGGACTGCCGTATACTTCTGCAGTGATGGTGGAGAGCACCGGAGGTCCGGGCGGAGTTTCCACAAGCTTGAGCCGTGCGGCATGCCTGTCTGCTATGGCCTGCAGCGCGTCGCGCATGCTCAGGGCAAGGGCGTGGCTTTGCATGTCGCGCTGAGACTTGTCCAGCAGGTTGATGCGGATATCCGCCTGATGCGAGCTGTCGCGCAGATAGTAGTGGCGAACCATGCCGTTGAAGTCCATGGGGGACGAGGTGCCCGCATAGGTGGTGAAGTCCGTGATCTCGGGAATGGTGCGCAGGTAGGCTTCCATGTCGCGAATCGCACGGTCCGTGGCCTCAACGCTGGAACCTTCCGGCAGGTCGAGCACGATCTGCAGTTCGTTCCGGTTGTCAAAGGGCAGCATCTTCAGCGGTACGAACCGGCCCGCAGCCAAGGCGAGGCTGAAGATGAAGAGCAGAGCGGTGGCACCCGCAAGGCCCAGTCGCGCAGTGCGCGAATCCAGAAACGGCGTCACGCAACGGCGGTAGCCGTTGACGATCCATGCGGGGGTGACCTCGCCTTCCGCAACCTCTCCGGCTCTGTGCTTCAGCAACTGGTAGCTCAGCCACGGCACCACCGTCAGTGCGCAGACCGTGGAGAAGGTGACGGTCAGGGGCACGTTCACGGCCATGGGAGCCATATAGGGGCCCATCATGCCCGTGATGAAGAACATGGGAGTAAAACAGACAATGATGGCCAGCGTGGACATGATGACGGGCGGCAGCACCTCGCGCACGCCCCGAAGTGTGGCGGGCATGGGGGGCAGCTTGCCTGCCCTGATATGGCGCTGGATGTTGTCCACGTTGGTGATGGGGTCGTCCACCACAAGGCCCAGCGACAGGATGAGCGCAAACAGGGTGACGCGGTTGATGGTGTAGCCCGCGAACCAGTTCACGGCCAGCGCCAGTGCGAAGCTGACGGGAACCGCCACGGCGACGACCAGCGCCTCGCGTCTGCCCAGTGTGAAGGCAAGCAGAATGACCACGGTGACAATGGCGAAGCCCAGAGAGGAGAGCAGATCGTCCACCTTGGCCTGCGCCGTGGCCCCGTAGTTGCGTGTTATGCGAATATGCACCCCGTCAGGCAGAATGGTGGCTTTGAGCTGTTCGGCCGTGGCGATGACTTCTTCGGCAACCGTAACTGCATTCGTGCCTTTCTTCTTGGAAACGCCCAGCGTCACGGCGGGCAGGGAATCACGGACTTCCGGCAGGCCGTTGGCCTTGCCGTAAGCGTCTGAAAATCCGATGCGGACGTAATCGCGCGGTTCCTGCGCTGTATCCGCAACCTCGGCCACGTCGCCCAGATAGACAGGTCGGCCCTGATAGGCGCCCACGACCAGAGAGCGTACCTCTTCCGTGGTACGCAGGAAGGAGTCGGAGGTGACGGTGAATGTGCGGTTGAGGCTGTCCATGCTGCCTGCAGTGACGGAGGCGTCAGCCCCGGCCAGGGCCGTACGCACATCAAGGGCGGAAACGTGGTATGCGCCAAGCGCTTCCGGCGAGAGGGAAACGCGAACCTCGCGCGGCATGCCGCCCGTTAGGGTGCAACGGGAAACGTTCTCCACCTCGGCAAGGCGGTGGAACATCTCCTCACCCATGCGGCGCAGTGCCTGCGGACCGTAGCCGGTATGCGCATCGGCATAAAGGGTCAGGGTGACGATGGGCACATCGTCGATCTCGACCGGCTTTACCACCCATCCCGTCACCACGGAGGGCACGAGGTCCTGATTCTTCATGATGGTGTTGTGCAGCCGGACCAAGGCGTTTTCCCTGTCCTCACCCACGTGGAAACGCACCGTGGCAAGGCAGGCGTCTCTGCGGGACATGGAATAGACGTATTCCACGCCGTCGATCTGCCAGAGCAGTCGTTCAAGCGGTGTGGCGACCAGTTTTTCAACTTCCTGCGCAGAAGCTCCGGGCACCTGCACCATGATGTCTGCCATGGGCACGATGATCTGGGGTTCTTCTTCGCGCGGCGTGGCGAGAATTGCGCCTATGCCGAGAGCCAGTGCAAAGGCGAGAAACAGGATGGAGTTCTTGCTTTTCAGGAACTGCCTGACAATGCCGATGATGACGCCAGCATCAACTCCGTTCGCAGCTTCCATGGGCTGGTCCGTGGGGTGGTCTGTGGGGTGGTCTGTGCTGCGCGGCTGGTTCTGGCTGTTCGGATCACTGGACATTGGTGCGCTCCAGCAGCAGGGTTTCGCCGCCGTTCAGACCCGAAAGCACCTCAACCTCGTCGTCATGGCGGGGGCCGGTCTTTATGTAAGTGGTGGTAACGGCTCCACCATTCTGCATTCGCACGGTTTCAAGCTGGCCTACGCGTGTGACGGCGCGTGCCGGTATGAGCACGGTGCTGCGTTCGCCGACGGGAATGAAGGCGCGCCCGAACATGCCGGGGTAGATGGTGGCATATGCGCCAGTGTCCGCGGGCAGGCCGATGCGAACTTCGAAGGTGCGTGAAAGGGGATCCGCCGCGGGGACAACCTCTTCCACCACGCCTTCCAGCGGCGTATCGCCAATGGCGCTGATCATGACCGTGAGTCTCGTGCCGGTGCGTACCTGTCTGATGAGTCCTTCACGCACCTGCGCATCAAGTCTGAGCGACCCGCCGGTCTGCAACACGAGCAACGCTTTGCCGGGGAAGGCCAGATCGCCGGGCTCGGCTTCGCGGCGGACGACTTCGCCATCGTCAAGGGCGCGGATAACGCCGTAGTCGAGGGCGATGCCCGCCTCTTCCAGCATGTTGCGGGACCGGGCTTCCGACGCCATGGCACCGCTCACGCCCTCCGTGGCCTGCTTCAGGGCGGCCTCTGCCTGCGCATAAGCAGCCTCTGCCTGATCCATCTCGCTTTTGGCCACGGCGTTGGTTTCATACAGGGCGCGGATGCGCTTGTACTGGGCCTCGATTCTGGTGAAGGCGGCCTGCGCCGCAGTCTTTGCCTGACGTGCCTGCTGGGTTGCCGCGTTGGCGGATGCTATGGCCTGCTGGCTTTGCTGCCTGCGTGATTCAAGCTCTCTGGTATCCAGTACCACCAGAACATCCCCCTTTTTGACCCGCGAACCCGGTCGAACGCGCATTTCCAGTATGCGTGCGGTAATCTGCGCTTCTATGCGGGTTTCCGTGCGGGGGCGGATGGTGCCCACGGCCTGCTGCGTTTCCGTTACCGTTACCGTGCGGGCCGTGACGGTCTCCGCTCCGGAGGGCGGTTGCGTTGCATCTGCCGCCAAAGCCGTTAATGGAAAGCAGACAAGAGAAAGCGCCAGTATCAATGTCGGGGCAAGGCGGTGAGGAAAACTCTTAATCTGGTGGGGGTTGCGCATGCTTGTCTCCGGTTCTTTCAGTGAGTGAGTACTGTTGTCTGTGTACCCCATCGGGGTTTTGTTGAAAAGCATATGAGAGACTCCAGCGGAGACTGCCGGAGCTTTTTCTTTTGGCGTGTGGTGCGGCGTGTTGATGGCGATTGGCATCTGAAAGCCGTGGTTGCGGGCTTTGGGACGTGTCGGGCTACAAAAAGGAAGATTTCTAGCGGGGTTGCAGGAGGACAGGAACTTGCGCTATGTGTGCCGCAACTGGTGAGAAGGAGACTGCGGGAAGCATGAGCGGCAAAAACATCTATGGTCCGTATCGGAATGAAAGCGTTCTTGTGGTGTCACAGAACGAGCGGCATGTTTCCGTGGACCGGAAGATGCTGAAGAACCTCGGCTATACCAACGTCACTCACCGCACCTCTCAGGAGCTCGGCCACGTCTATCTGGAAAAGAGCGCTCCGGACCTTCTCATTGTCGGCGGCACGCTTGCCGATGCCACCGGTCAGGAATTCATCCGCTCCGTCCGCAAGACTTATCCGGATATGGTCATCCCCAGCGTAATGGTCACATTGCGCAACCGCAAAAGCGATGTGCTTGAAGCCATCAGCGCAGGCTGTGCGGGCTACGTTCTCCGTCCCTATTCCATGGATACCATCACGCGGCATCTTGCCGCGGCGCTTGAGTCTTCCCGTTTCGACGAACTGGATAACGAACAGCTCATTTCTGCGCGCAATCTTGTTTCCGCAGCCTGCTTTGACGAGGCCATTGAAGAGTTCAGCGAGCTGGTTCCCCATGAAAACGAGGCGGACCGGTATTTCTCCATGGGGACGCGCGCGCTCATGGAGGGGAAGTTCGGCAAGGCCATCATCGCCTTCAACAAGGCGCTGGCCCTGAACGCCCTCTACGCGGAAGCCTACAAGGGCATGGCGGACGCCTACAAGGGCAAGGGGGATATGCGGAAGTATCAGGAGCACCTGAAGAATGCCGCTGATATTTATGCGCAGCAGAACAGGCATCAGGACGTGAAGGATTTGTTTATCGAGATCCTGCGCGTGGACCCCGATGCCATGAATCCCTACAACAAGGTGGGCATGCGGCTGCGCAAGGAAGGTGACTATCAGTCCGCCCTGCAGATGTATTTTCAGGCGCAGGAACTCTCGCCCGATGATGAGCATCTCTGCTTCAATATCGCCAAGGCCTACATGTATCTTGAGGATATCGACAGCTCCTGCCGCTACCTGAAGGAATCGCTCAAGCTCAATCCCGACTTCGAGCAGGCCAGCGCACTGCTGGAAAAACTGCAGCGAAAGAAGCGCTGACGTTTTCTGCGCGGGAAGCTTCTCAAAAACGCAGGGTTGCCCGCAGTCTGTCCGTGTGCAGCAGCAGGTCCAGCCCGTCGCGGATATCCTTTACCATCACCTGAGCCGCTCCGAGTGCGGTAGTGGAAAGTCCTTCATCTCCCAGAACAGCCACGGAAAGCGCGGCATGCTCGAGC is drawn from Desulfovibrio mangrovi and contains these coding sequences:
- a CDS encoding efflux RND transporter permease subunit, giving the protein MEAANGVDAGVIIGIVRQFLKSKNSILFLAFALALGIGAILATPREEEPQIIVPMADIMVQVPGASAQEVEKLVATPLERLLWQIDGVEYVYSMSRRDACLATVRFHVGEDRENALVRLHNTIMKNQDLVPSVVTGWVVKPVEIDDVPIVTLTLYADAHTGYGPQALRRMGEEMFHRLAEVENVSRCTLTGGMPREVRVSLSPEALGAYHVSALDVRTALAGADASVTAGSMDSLNRTFTVTSDSFLRTTEEVRSLVVGAYQGRPVYLGDVAEVADTAQEPRDYVRIGFSDAYGKANGLPEVRDSLPAVTLGVSKKKGTNAVTVAEEVIATAEQLKATILPDGVHIRITRNYGATAQAKVDDLLSSLGFAIVTVVILLAFTLGRREALVVAVAVPVSFALALAVNWFAGYTINRVTLFALILSLGLVVDDPITNVDNIQRHIRAGKLPPMPATLRGVREVLPPVIMSTLAIIVCFTPMFFITGMMGPYMAPMAVNVPLTVTFSTVCALTVVPWLSYQLLKHRAGEVAEGEVTPAWIVNGYRRCVTPFLDSRTARLGLAGATALLFIFSLALAAGRFVPLKMLPFDNRNELQIVLDLPEGSSVEATDRAIRDMEAYLRTIPEITDFTTYAGTSSPMDFNGMVRHYYLRDSSHQADIRINLLDKSQRDMQSHALALSMRDALQAIADRHAARLKLVETPPGPPVLSTITAEVYGSPDRTPEQLITAARHIQDVMRAEPGVTDIDATYEARRQRLDFTVDREKAALHGISARAITDTLQMAVGGISPATLHLPDERQPLPIHMMLPRDQRSSAAMLEEIPLKSSSGHMVPLGELGSFRLVNEDQPIYHKNLKRVVYVFGEMAGRAPAEAVLDMSGILRDNPMPPSTTVEWAGEGEWKITLDVFRDLGIAFGVALLGIYLLLIIQTDSFGLPLLIMSAIPLTLIGIMPGFWLLNLLFGDSVGGYDDPVFFTATSMIGMIALGGIVIRNSLVLIEFIQEAMAQGMPLRDAVLQSGATRMRPILLTAATTALGAWPITLDPIFSGLAYALIFGLIASTLFTLLIIPVTYHQLTAAKQS
- a CDS encoding efflux RND transporter periplasmic adaptor subunit, encoding MRNPHQIKSFPHRLAPTLILALSLVCFPLTALAADATQPPSGAETVTARTVTVTETQQAVGTIRPRTETRIEAQITARILEMRVRPGSRVKKGDVLVVLDTRELESRRQQSQQAIASANAATQQARQAKTAAQAAFTRIEAQYKRIRALYETNAVAKSEMDQAEAAYAQAEAALKQATEGVSGAMASEARSRNMLEEAGIALDYGVIRALDDGEVVRREAEPGDLAFPGKALLVLQTGGSLRLDAQVREGLIRQVRTGTRLTVMISAIGDTPLEGVVEEVVPAADPLSRTFEVRIGLPADTGAYATIYPGMFGRAFIPVGERSTVLIPARAVTRVGQLETVRMQNGGAVTTTYIKTGPRHDDEVEVLSGLNGGETLLLERTNVQ
- a CDS encoding tetratricopeptide repeat protein; amino-acid sequence: MSGKNIYGPYRNESVLVVSQNERHVSVDRKMLKNLGYTNVTHRTSQELGHVYLEKSAPDLLIVGGTLADATGQEFIRSVRKTYPDMVIPSVMVTLRNRKSDVLEAISAGCAGYVLRPYSMDTITRHLAAALESSRFDELDNEQLISARNLVSAACFDEAIEEFSELVPHENEADRYFSMGTRALMEGKFGKAIIAFNKALALNALYAEAYKGMADAYKGKGDMRKYQEHLKNAADIYAQQNRHQDVKDLFIEILRVDPDAMNPYNKVGMRLRKEGDYQSALQMYFQAQELSPDDEHLCFNIAKAYMYLEDIDSSCRYLKESLKLNPDFEQASALLEKLQRKKR